A region from the Geobacillus vulcani PSS1 genome encodes:
- a CDS encoding alpha-galactosidase, whose protein sequence is MAIVFDPTNKTFYLKANDTTYVMQLVRSGYLAHVYWGKAVRDVRGERRFPRLDRAFSPNPDPSDRTFSLDTLPQEYPAYGNTDFRAPAYHVQLENGSTVTDLRYKTHRIYKGKPRLNGLPATYVEHENEAETLEIVLEDALSGLEVTLQYTAYEKWNAITRAARFENKGRERLKLLRALSMSVDFPSADYDWIHLPGAWGRERWIERRPLLTGVQAAESRRGASSHQQNPFIALAAKNADEHQGEVYGFSFVYSGNFLAQVEVDQFHTARVSMGINPFDFTWLLQPGESFQTPEVVMVYSDQGLNGMSQTYHELYRTRLARGAFRDRERPILINNWEATYFDFNEEKLVNIAKTAAELGIELFVLDDGWFGERDDDRRSLGDWIVNRRKLPNGLDGLAKQVNELGLQFGLWIEPEMVSPNSELYRKHPDWCLHVPDRPRSEGRNQLVLDYSRQDVCDYMIETISNVLASAPITYVKWDMNRHMTEIGSAALPPERQRETAHRYILGLYRVMDEITSRFPHILFESCSGGGGRFDPGMLHYMPQTWTSDNTDAVSRLKIQYGTSLVYPVSAMGAHVSAVPNHQVGRVTPLKTRGHAAMSGNFGYELDITKLTETEKQMIKEQVAFYKEVRRLVQFGTFYRLISPFAGNEAAWMFVSADRSEALVAYFRVLAEANAPLSYLRLKGLDPNQDYEIEGLGVYGGDELMYAGLAVPPRAGDFFSAMWRLKAIR, encoded by the coding sequence ATGGCAATTGTATTTGATCCAACCAATAAGACGTTTTATCTTAAAGCCAATGACACAACATATGTCATGCAGCTCGTCCGTTCCGGCTATTTGGCTCATGTCTATTGGGGAAAAGCGGTGCGCGATGTTCGGGGGGAGCGGAGGTTTCCGCGGCTGGACCGCGCGTTTTCCCCCAATCCCGACCCATCCGACCGCACGTTTTCGCTCGATACGCTGCCGCAAGAATATCCGGCCTATGGGAATACCGATTTCCGTGCCCCGGCGTATCACGTGCAGCTTGAGAACGGTTCGACGGTGACGGATTTGCGCTACAAGACGCACCGTATTTACAAAGGGAAGCCTAGACTGAACGGGCTGCCGGCGACATACGTGGAACACGAGAATGAAGCGGAAACGTTGGAAATTGTCCTCGAGGATGCGCTGAGCGGCCTAGAGGTCACGTTGCAGTATACCGCGTATGAAAAATGGAACGCCATCACGCGTGCGGCCCGTTTCGAAAACAAGGGGCGTGAGCGCCTAAAGCTGTTGCGGGCGCTCAGCATGAGCGTCGATTTCCCGTCTGCCGATTATGACTGGATCCATCTCCCCGGAGCGTGGGGGCGCGAACGCTGGATCGAGCGGCGCCCGCTTCTGACCGGTGTGCAGGCGGCCGAAAGCCGCCGCGGCGCGAGCAGCCACCAACAAAACCCGTTTATCGCGCTCGCCGCCAAAAACGCCGATGAGCATCAAGGTGAGGTGTACGGGTTCAGTTTTGTGTACAGCGGCAATTTCCTCGCCCAAGTCGAGGTGGACCAGTTTCACACCGCCCGTGTCTCGATGGGAATCAACCCGTTTGATTTCACATGGCTGCTTCAGCCGGGCGAGTCGTTCCAAACGCCGGAAGTGGTCATGGTCTACTCCGACCAAGGGTTAAATGGGATGTCGCAAACGTACCATGAACTGTACCGCACCCGCCTGGCGCGCGGCGCATTCCGCGACCGCGAACGCCCGATTTTGATCAACAACTGGGAAGCAACGTACTTCGATTTTAACGAAGAAAAACTCGTCAACATTGCGAAAACGGCAGCGGAACTGGGCATCGAACTGTTTGTGCTTGACGATGGCTGGTTTGGCGAGCGCGACGACGACCGCCGTTCGCTCGGCGATTGGATCGTCAACCGGCGCAAGCTTCCGAACGGCTTAGACGGGTTGGCGAAACAAGTGAACGAACTCGGGCTGCAGTTCGGCTTATGGATCGAGCCGGAAATGGTGTCGCCAAACAGCGAGCTGTACCGGAAGCATCCCGATTGGTGTCTCCATGTGCCGGACCGTCCGCGCTCTGAAGGGCGGAACCAGCTTGTGCTCGATTACTCCCGCCAAGATGTATGCGATTATATGATCGAAACGATCTCGAACGTGTTGGCGAGCGCTCCAATCACTTATGTGAAGTGGGATATGAACCGTCATATGACGGAAATCGGCTCGGCTGCCCTGCCGCCTGAGCGCCAACGCGAAACGGCGCATCGCTACATACTTGGACTGTATCGCGTCATGGACGAGATCACCTCACGCTTTCCGCACATTTTGTTTGAAAGCTGCTCCGGAGGCGGAGGGCGGTTTGATCCGGGGATGCTGCATTACATGCCGCAAACGTGGACGAGCGACAATACCGACGCCGTCTCGCGCCTGAAAATTCAATACGGCACGAGCCTTGTTTATCCGGTGAGCGCCATGGGCGCCCACGTCTCTGCGGTGCCGAACCATCAAGTCGGGCGAGTGACGCCGCTCAAGACACGCGGCCATGCCGCGATGTCGGGCAACTTCGGCTATGAGCTCGATATCACAAAGCTGACAGAAACAGAAAAACAAATGATAAAAGAACAAGTCGCGTTTTACAAGGAGGTGCGCCGCCTCGTCCAGTTCGGCACGTTCTATCGGTTGATAAGCCCGTTTGCGGGCAATGAAGCAGCGTGGATGTTCGTCTCCGCCGACCGCTCGGAAGCGCTCGTCGCCTACTTTCGCGTGTTGGCCGAGGCGAACGCGCCGCTGTCATACCTGCGCCTCAAAGGGCTTGACCCGAATCAAGACTACGAAATCGAGGGGCTTGGCGTTTATGGAGGCGATGAGCTGATGTACGCCGGACTCGCCGTGCCGCCTCGTGCGGGTGATTTTTTCAGCGCGATGTGGCGGCTGAAAGCCATTCGATAG
- a CDS encoding EcsC family protein — MEAKLQLQEELKRINQWEHSQKDLWFWEKLGRLPFQVLDKLTPKMVHRKLGQWLDELGSYIQNGGKYLVKKENILERLGVTSLEEVPHLPLETMDCVCDELIEARVTFAQLQGAATGIGGALTLAVDIPALLGLALKTLQEIAIIYGYDPNEKQERVFVVKCLQFAAADIVGKKAILEELASFTGQRERVFSELQGWREVMMTFRDQYGWKKLFQAVPIIGVIFGSLFNKSFMEDIAETGKMLYRKRRIIEKLKQWEPDV; from the coding sequence ATGGAAGCAAAACTACAGTTGCAAGAGGAATTGAAGCGGATCAACCAGTGGGAACACTCCCAAAAAGACCTCTGGTTTTGGGAAAAGCTCGGCCGCTTGCCGTTTCAAGTGTTGGACAAGCTGACGCCAAAAATGGTTCATCGAAAGCTCGGGCAATGGCTCGACGAATTAGGAAGCTATATTCAAAACGGTGGAAAATACTTAGTGAAGAAAGAGAACATATTGGAACGCCTTGGTGTCACGTCGCTTGAGGAAGTGCCGCACTTGCCGCTTGAGACGATGGATTGCGTCTGTGATGAATTGATCGAGGCGCGCGTGACGTTCGCCCAACTGCAAGGAGCGGCGACCGGAATCGGCGGAGCGCTGACGCTGGCGGTGGACATCCCCGCCCTGCTCGGACTGGCGCTGAAAACGCTGCAAGAAATCGCCATCATCTATGGATACGACCCAAACGAAAAACAAGAGCGCGTGTTTGTCGTCAAATGCCTGCAGTTTGCCGCAGCGGACATCGTCGGGAAAAAAGCGATTTTAGAGGAGCTGGCTTCATTTACCGGCCAGCGTGAGCGGGTATTTTCCGAGCTGCAAGGCTGGCGGGAAGTGATGATGACGTTCCGCGACCAATACGGGTGGAAAAAGCTGTTTCAAGCCGTGCCGATCATCGGTGTCATTTTCGGTTCGCTGTTTAACAAATCGTTTATGGAAGATATCGCCGAAACCGGGAAGATGCTCTATCGGAAGCGGCGCATCATCGAGAAGCTCAAACAATGGGAACCCGATGTCTAG